Proteins from a genomic interval of bacterium:
- a CDS encoding SGNH/GDSL hydrolase family protein, translated as MQKLSSVFFMCALMLVHLSGARAVIEIPANDPNIQYSGRWDFSDPLAPAHSWPGVYLYAEFEGTSIGVKMKDNFCYYNIIIDGADTLVLHPTSGEITTYPVASGLAPGRHSIRIEKRNETTWAKFTFNGFVLDDGKGLLPPPARPERRIEFVGDSYTSASGNLYTKSDKPAEDAPITNINEGFGPITARHFGAEYMMTSRSGYGMVMDWQGSRSGSLPAVFGQTHTFTATPPWDFSQWAPNLVVIGLGLNDYSGFGGWNGAISESNRNLYKTEYHKFVATLRDLYPGVKILAVGPHVEWLQQVIAEIVAEENAAGNADVFYTSYPYYDGGYVYDGHPSVATHHKIAERLIAAINSFDAWSPYDDTRPPVFTKFPDSPQTSYRREITLAFETDTYATVRYSSLDQSWDRMEHTCTITGQRKHAVTLTGDHGQSYLYYFRAADLRGNMMPASFAVAVNFDTTKILLNWKEENYDDAGWKSGAAPIGYGTSSGLRTLCNRVQTVYFRKSFTVADASAVTGLGLLVKGRDGAVVYLNGREIERINMPAEEEISAATSASIALVTNMNKMVVINAAKGLQGLHNGENLFAVEMHAYDYTRGISFDAQLIDNRNTILFKQGSEWKFADAGEEPASQLRNKTSGVRTAEAGWLPERPELLQNYPNPFNPATTITFRLPSAQQVSLRICNVGGAEVAVLAEGRLPAGRHEVHWQAEGVANGLYLVTLQAGDWRAVRKALVLK; from the coding sequence ATGCAAAAACTCTCCTCGGTCTTTTTCATGTGCGCCCTTATGCTGGTACATCTGTCTGGAGCGCGGGCCGTAATCGAAATCCCCGCCAACGATCCCAATATCCAGTATTCCGGCCGCTGGGATTTCAGCGATCCCCTCGCCCCCGCCCACTCCTGGCCGGGCGTCTACCTCTACGCCGAGTTCGAAGGCACCAGTATCGGCGTCAAAATGAAGGATAATTTCTGCTATTACAACATCATCATCGACGGCGCGGACACCCTGGTCCTCCATCCCACCAGCGGCGAGATCACTACCTATCCCGTTGCCTCCGGCCTCGCCCCGGGACGCCATTCCATCCGCATCGAAAAACGCAATGAGACCACCTGGGCCAAATTCACCTTCAACGGCTTTGTCCTGGATGACGGCAAGGGGCTGCTGCCGCCTCCGGCGCGGCCCGAGCGCCGCATCGAATTCGTCGGCGACTCGTACACCAGTGCCTCGGGCAATCTCTACACCAAATCCGACAAGCCCGCCGAAGACGCCCCGATCACCAACATCAATGAAGGCTTCGGCCCCATCACTGCGCGCCATTTTGGCGCCGAGTACATGATGACCAGCCGCTCCGGTTACGGCATGGTGATGGACTGGCAAGGCTCGCGCTCCGGCAGCCTGCCGGCGGTCTTTGGCCAGACCCATACCTTCACCGCCACGCCGCCGTGGGATTTTTCTCAATGGGCACCCAACCTCGTTGTCATCGGCCTGGGGCTGAACGATTATTCAGGTTTCGGCGGCTGGAACGGCGCGATCAGCGAGAGTAACCGCAATCTATATAAAACCGAGTACCACAAATTCGTCGCCACCCTGCGCGACCTTTATCCCGGGGTTAAAATTCTTGCCGTAGGTCCGCACGTCGAGTGGCTGCAGCAGGTCATAGCCGAGATTGTCGCCGAGGAAAACGCCGCCGGCAACGCAGATGTTTTCTATACCTCTTATCCCTATTATGACGGCGGCTATGTCTATGACGGCCATCCCAGCGTGGCGACCCACCACAAGATTGCCGAGCGGCTGATTGCGGCCATCAACAGCTTCGACGCCTGGAGTCCCTACGACGACACCCGACCGCCGGTTTTCACCAAATTCCCGGATTCGCCACAGACCAGTTATAGGCGCGAAATCACCCTGGCGTTCGAAACCGACACCTATGCCACCGTCCGCTACAGCAGCCTGGACCAGAGCTGGGACCGGATGGAACACACCTGCACCATTACCGGTCAGCGCAAACATGCCGTCACGCTCACCGGCGATCATGGCCAGAGCTATCTCTATTACTTCCGAGCCGCCGATCTCCGCGGCAATATGATGCCGGCCTCATTTGCCGTCGCGGTCAATTTCGATACGACCAAAATCCTCCTCAACTGGAAAGAGGAGAATTACGATGACGCCGGCTGGAAATCCGGCGCCGCACCCATCGGCTACGGCACCAGCAGCGGCCTCAGGACGCTTTGCAATAGGGTACAAACGGTCTATTTCAGAAAAAGCTTCACCGTCGCCGATGCCTCCGCCGTGACCGGGCTGGGTCTGCTCGTGAAAGGCCGTGACGGCGCTGTGGTCTACCTCAACGGCCGGGAGATCGAACGCATCAACATGCCGGCGGAAGAGGAGATCTCCGCCGCTACTTCCGCCTCCATAGCCCTGGTGACGAACATGAACAAGATGGTGGTGATCAATGCCGCCAAAGGCCTGCAGGGACTGCACAACGGAGAAAACCTGTTCGCAGTCGAAATGCACGCCTATGATTACACCCGGGGGATCTCATTTGACGCCCAGCTGATCGACAACCGAAACACCATCCTCTTCAAGCAGGGGTCGGAGTGGAAATTTGCCGATGCCGGGGAAGAGCCCGCCAGCCAGCTGCGCAACAAGACCTCCGGGGTGCGCACGGCGGAAGCGGGATGGCTGCCGGAGCGCCCGGAATTGCTGCAAAACTATCCCAATCCCTTTAATCCGGCAACGACGATCACCTTCCGGCTGCCTTCGGCGCAACAGGTCTCGCTCAGGATCTGCAATGTCGGAGGCGCCGAGGTGGCAGTGTTGGCGGAGGGTCGTCTGCCGGCGGGGCGGCACGAGGTGCACTGGCAGGCCGAGGGCGTGGCCAACGGTCTCTATCTGGTCACTCTGCAGGCGGGCGATTGGCGCGCGGTGCGCAAGGCGCTGGTGCTCAAGTAG
- the crtI gene encoding phytoene desaturase family protein, which yields MPAGAKVIVIGAGFGGLAIANRLQAQGYQVTILEKNPRVGGHGYPLEIDGFHFDMGPSLITEPALFEEIFAMAGKRLADYIDILPLDPYYRIYFHDHTYIDYTGDSERMRLQMAQFNPRDAARYDAFIKTSRGIYEAVIVDGLGTRPFMDWRSMLSFAPRALRLKAVLPSYHFSALFFKDFRHRFIFSFHPLFIGGNPFRAPAVYQMIPYLEKIHGVLYSRGGMYSLVRALEKLFLEQGGTLHTSRPVQEILVREGRATGVRTAEGEIPADLVISNADFIHTYRDLIRPEHRKKWSNRRLERVHYSMSAFLIYLGLKKRFPQLLHHTLVLSPRYHGLIKDIFDRKIVPEDFSLYLHTPTRTDDTMAPRGCESLYILAPVANLRGGQKWSELAEPFAQRILDHLEHHVGLTGLQESIAVKRLFTPEDFQRKQNAVYGSAWGVEPRLTQTAILRPHNRSEDVRGLYLVGASTHPGAGLPGVVLTAATTDYVIQHDLGRS from the coding sequence ATGCCAGCGGGTGCTAAAGTCATTGTCATCGGAGCCGGTTTCGGCGGACTGGCCATCGCCAACCGCCTCCAGGCGCAGGGGTATCAGGTCACTATCCTGGAAAAGAACCCGAGGGTGGGCGGCCATGGCTATCCCCTCGAGATCGACGGCTTTCATTTCGACATGGGCCCCTCGCTCATCACCGAACCGGCGCTCTTCGAGGAGATCTTTGCCATGGCCGGCAAACGGCTGGCCGATTATATCGACATCCTTCCCCTCGATCCCTACTACCGCATCTATTTTCACGACCATACCTACATCGACTATACCGGCGACAGCGAGCGGATGCGCCTCCAGATGGCGCAGTTCAATCCGCGCGATGCCGCCCGCTACGATGCCTTTATCAAGACCTCGCGCGGGATCTATGAAGCGGTCATCGTCGATGGTCTCGGTACCCGTCCATTCATGGACTGGCGCAGCATGCTCTCCTTCGCACCCCGCGCCCTGCGCCTCAAGGCCGTTCTGCCCTCCTACCATTTTTCGGCCCTTTTCTTCAAGGATTTCCGCCACCGTTTCATCTTTTCCTTTCACCCCCTCTTCATCGGCGGCAATCCCTTCCGAGCCCCAGCGGTCTACCAGATGATCCCCTATCTCGAAAAGATCCACGGGGTGCTCTACAGCAGGGGCGGCATGTACAGCCTGGTCCGTGCCCTTGAAAAACTCTTCCTTGAGCAGGGCGGGACTCTACACACCAGCCGGCCGGTGCAGGAGATCCTGGTGCGTGAGGGCCGCGCCACCGGCGTGCGCACCGCCGAGGGGGAGATCCCGGCCGATCTCGTCATCTCCAACGCCGATTTCATCCACACCTATCGCGATCTGATCCGGCCGGAGCACCGTAAAAAATGGAGCAACCGGCGGCTGGAGCGCGTCCATTATTCGATGAGCGCTTTCCTCATCTATCTCGGCCTGAAAAAGCGCTTCCCCCAGCTCCTGCATCATACTCTGGTGCTCTCGCCCCGCTACCACGGTCTGATCAAAGATATTTTTGACCGCAAGATCGTGCCGGAGGATTTCTCGCTCTACCTTCATACCCCGACACGAACCGATGATACCATGGCCCCCCGGGGCTGCGAAAGCCTCTACATCCTCGCCCCGGTCGCCAATCTCAGGGGTGGACAAAAGTGGAGCGAACTCGCCGAGCCCTTTGCACAGCGGATCCTCGACCATCTCGAGCATCATGTCGGGCTGACCGGCCTGCAGGAGAGCATTGCGGTCAAAAGGCTCTTCACGCCGGAGGATTTTCAGCGCAAACAGAATGCGGTCTATGGCAGCGCCTGGGGCGTGGAGCCGAGGCTGACCCAGACCGCCATCTTGCGGCCGCACAACCGCAGTGAGGATGTGCGCGGGCTCTATCTGGTCGGCGCCTCCACCCACCCCGGCGCCGGACTGCCGGGCGTGGTCCTGACCGCGGCCACCACCGATTATGTCATCCAGCACGACCTGGGTAGGAGCTGA
- a CDS encoding glycosyltransferase family 2 protein → MSGLIIALYLLLGMTFLVSLFNTLTAPLVSKGPQPRRTPRVSLLIPARDEERTIARCLESLRRQEYPELEIILLDDHSRDRTAAIVRDQAAIDPRIRLLQGEALPPGWTGKNWACHQLSRAATGEILFFTDADNFHAPDAVARSVGWIEKLGLDLFSAFPQQITLSWAEKLVVPIFDLFVYSLLPLWLTLYSRFPSLSAANGQWLVFTRRGYERSGGHAAVRSHIVEDTALSRRAKQLGLRTLTASGRDAVFGRMYTGPREVGLGFAKNAFGLMNFKAIPYFLFMGLLFFIFVLPYLLLFFPTLRVWALPAVGVNILLRLLVAVRFGQPFFYSVVLHPVSILATLLVGLASFYYYGKGTITWKGRAVPLRGAAGEEEERHA, encoded by the coding sequence ATGAGCGGACTGATTATCGCCCTCTATCTTCTGCTCGGGATGACCTTTCTGGTGAGTCTCTTCAACACTTTGACGGCGCCGTTGGTCAGCAAGGGTCCGCAGCCGCGCCGCACCCCCAGAGTCTCGTTGCTCATCCCCGCCCGCGATGAGGAGCGCACCATCGCCCGGTGTCTGGAGAGCCTCCGCCGTCAGGAGTATCCCGAACTCGAGATTATCCTCCTTGACGACCATTCCCGCGACCGGACCGCCGCCATCGTACGCGATCAGGCCGCGATCGACCCGCGCATTCGGCTGCTTCAGGGCGAGGCGCTGCCGCCGGGCTGGACCGGCAAGAACTGGGCCTGCCATCAGCTCAGCCGCGCCGCAACCGGCGAGATTCTTTTTTTCACCGATGCCGACAATTTTCACGCCCCCGATGCTGTTGCCCGCAGCGTCGGGTGGATCGAGAAACTGGGTCTCGACCTCTTCTCGGCCTTTCCCCAACAGATCACCCTCAGCTGGGCGGAAAAGCTGGTTGTGCCGATCTTCGACCTTTTTGTCTACAGCCTGCTCCCGCTGTGGCTGACCTTGTATAGCCGTTTCCCCTCGCTCTCGGCGGCCAACGGCCAGTGGCTGGTCTTCACCCGCCGGGGCTATGAACGATCGGGCGGACATGCCGCCGTGCGCAGCCACATCGTCGAGGATACGGCCTTGAGCCGGCGCGCCAAGCAGCTCGGCCTCCGCACCCTCACCGCCTCGGGCCGCGACGCCGTTTTCGGCCGCATGTACACCGGCCCGCGCGAGGTTGGGCTCGGCTTCGCCAAGAACGCCTTCGGATTGATGAATTTCAAGGCCATTCCCTATTTCCTTTTCATGGGCCTGCTCTTTTTTATATTCGTCCTGCCCTATCTGCTGCTATTCTTCCCGACGCTGCGGGTGTGGGCCCTGCCGGCGGTGGGCGTGAACATCCTGCTGCGCCTGCTGGTGGCGGTCCGGTTCGGCCAGCCGTTCTTCTACAGTGTCGTGTTACATCCGGTCAGCATTCTCGCCACCCTCCTGGTGGGGTTGGCCTCCTTTTACTATTATGGCAAGGGAACTATCACCTGGAAGGGGAGGGCGGTGCCATTGCGCGGGGCCGCGGGAGAGGAGGAAGAGCGCCATGCGTGA
- the crtI gene encoding phytoene desaturase family protein, with the protein MGRPVAVIGGGLAGLSGAIELARRGYSVDLFEQTGQLGGKMNEVRLEGFRFDTGPSLLTMPFVLEELFADAGFRRREFLEFVPVEPMCRYFFSDGSRLDASSDATAMERAITLLSERDKGRFERFMAYSRRIYDLTAEVFLFTPVHEWKKLLNRRHLATLGALPSIDALRTVHRGVKRFFRDDRIIQLFDRYATYNGSNPYRAPATLNIIPYVEYGFGGFYIKGGMYRLVEALQQLAAILGVRIHTGQRVEEIVTKEGRVAGVRVDGRLLRTERVLCNADVVTVFNRLLPGFGKERRKLNRLEPSLSGMIFLWGVKKCHPELAHHTIFFSADYRREFSQIFDELRAPEDPTVYVAITSRADAGDAPKGGENWFVLVNMPYLRPDAAEPDVAGVRRSVLARLQRAGIDPSAAIVCEEVITPRDFLDRYGSNGGSIYGISSNSRAMAFRRPANRSRAVPGLFFAGGSCHPGGGIPLVLLSGRMAAGLIAETE; encoded by the coding sequence ATGGGTAGACCGGTGGCCGTCATCGGCGGTGGACTGGCGGGATTAAGCGGCGCCATCGAACTGGCGCGGCGCGGGTACAGCGTCGATCTCTTTGAGCAGACCGGCCAATTGGGCGGCAAGATGAACGAAGTGCGCCTGGAGGGCTTCCGCTTCGATACCGGCCCCTCGCTGCTCACGATGCCCTTCGTCCTGGAGGAGCTCTTTGCGGACGCCGGCTTCCGGCGCCGGGAGTTCCTCGAATTCGTTCCGGTCGAACCGATGTGCCGCTATTTTTTTTCGGACGGCAGCCGGCTTGATGCCAGCTCCGATGCGACGGCCATGGAGAGGGCCATCACCCTGCTTTCGGAGCGGGACAAGGGCCGCTTTGAGCGCTTTATGGCCTACAGCCGCCGTATCTACGACCTCACCGCCGAGGTCTTTCTCTTCACCCCGGTCCATGAATGGAAAAAGCTGCTCAACCGCCGTCATCTCGCCACCCTCGGCGCCCTGCCCTCCATCGATGCCCTGCGCACGGTCCATCGCGGGGTCAAACGCTTTTTCCGCGATGACCGCATCATCCAGCTCTTCGATCGCTACGCCACTTATAACGGCTCCAATCCCTACCGGGCGCCGGCGACGCTTAACATCATCCCCTACGTCGAGTACGGATTCGGCGGTTTTTACATCAAGGGCGGGATGTACCGCCTGGTCGAGGCGTTGCAGCAGCTGGCTGCCATTCTGGGCGTGCGCATTCATACCGGCCAGCGGGTCGAGGAGATCGTGACGAAGGAGGGGCGGGTTGCCGGCGTGCGGGTGGACGGGCGGCTGCTGCGCACAGAGCGGGTACTCTGCAACGCCGATGTAGTGACCGTCTTTAACCGGTTGCTGCCCGGATTCGGCAAAGAGCGCCGCAAGCTCAATCGCCTCGAGCCCTCGCTCTCGGGAATGATTTTTCTCTGGGGCGTGAAAAAGTGTCATCCCGAACTGGCGCATCACACCATCTTTTTTTCCGCCGACTATCGCCGCGAATTCAGCCAGATTTTCGACGAGCTGCGGGCGCCGGAGGATCCGACCGTCTATGTCGCCATCACCAGCCGCGCTGACGCCGGCGATGCCCCGAAGGGAGGGGAGAACTGGTTTGTCCTCGTCAATATGCCCTATCTACGCCCGGATGCGGCTGAACCGGATGTCGCTGGAGTGCGCCGGAGTGTGCTCGCCCGGCTGCAGCGAGCGGGCATCGATCCCTCTGCCGCGATCGTCTGTGAGGAAGTGATAACCCCGCGCGACTTTCTCGATCGCTATGGCAGCAACGGCGGCAGCATCTACGGCATCTCGAGCAACTCGCGCGCGATGGCCTTCCGCCGCCCGGCCAACCGCAGCCGCGCCGTGCCCGGCCTCTTTTTCGCGGGCGGCTCCTGCCATCCCGGCGGCGGCATCCCCCTCGTGCTGCTCTCGGGCCGGATGGCGGCCGGACTGATTGCGGAGACGGAATAA
- a CDS encoding tetratricopeptide repeat protein — MGKKNQRKNKPAAIRQKRNDRRVLLPWLVLALLAFLLYANTLGHKFVLDDRMVITENSYTRAGLSGIPDLLRHDTMRGYLHEDARYLTGGRYRPLSLILFAILFEFFGAQPTLFHLVTVMLFVLVCLLLYAVFNGLIEPPERKDWYWSIPFVTAVLFAVHPVHTEVVANIKSCDEILALLGGLAAWYAALQYSKGRRSGWLIKSGAALFLGLMAKESAIAFAAIIPLSLWMTRQPRRQINRILMSLTLVAVFFLALRYAVLGFTSPQMQELLNNPFLEATPAQKWATITLTLGIYLRLLVFPHPLTYDYYPYHIPLTGWGDWRVLVSLMLYAGLVLFALLYLRKRSLVAFGVSFYLLALAPVSNLFFPVGTFMAERFLFTPSIGFCLGLAVVAAELQRKIPRAAIAVAMLLIAMLFAAKTITRNPVWKDNYTLTTTDVKISANSASANASAADWLIMRQAATPDPRLKKAMIDSAFVYLHRAIRIHPRYARALAILADNSNKLQNNIDSSLYYYRRLYEINPRWPNVAYNLGTLRLTHKPAELDSAIYWLNKATALFPRNAGAWKNLGYAYFARQQYARAAECYAKSLQLDPGDPDARSNATTAYAAAGDTAAVRRLRSGLAH; from the coding sequence ATGGGCAAAAAAAACCAGCGGAAAAATAAACCGGCCGCCATCCGGCAGAAAAGAAACGACCGGCGCGTCCTGCTTCCCTGGCTGGTGCTGGCGCTGTTGGCCTTTCTGCTCTACGCCAACACCCTTGGGCACAAGTTTGTTCTCGACGACCGCATGGTCATCACCGAAAACAGTTATACCCGCGCCGGCCTCAGCGGCATTCCCGATCTGTTGCGCCATGACACGATGCGCGGGTATCTTCATGAAGATGCGCGCTATCTGACCGGCGGCCGTTACCGGCCGCTTTCCCTGATCCTTTTCGCCATCCTCTTTGAGTTTTTCGGTGCACAGCCCACCCTCTTTCACCTCGTCACCGTGATGCTTTTTGTCCTGGTCTGCCTCTTGCTTTATGCGGTTTTCAACGGTTTGATTGAGCCGCCGGAACGAAAAGATTGGTACTGGAGCATCCCCTTTGTCACTGCCGTCCTGTTTGCGGTTCACCCGGTTCATACCGAGGTGGTTGCCAACATCAAGAGCTGTGACGAGATACTGGCCCTTCTTGGCGGGCTGGCGGCCTGGTATGCAGCCCTCCAATACAGCAAGGGCCGCCGGTCCGGTTGGCTGATCAAGAGCGGTGCGGCCCTTTTTCTCGGACTCATGGCCAAAGAGAGCGCCATCGCCTTCGCAGCCATCATCCCCCTTTCTTTATGGATGACCAGACAGCCGCGCCGCCAGATTAACAGGATCTTGATGAGCCTGACCCTTGTCGCCGTATTCTTTCTTGCACTCCGCTATGCGGTGCTGGGATTTACTTCCCCGCAGATGCAGGAACTGCTCAACAATCCCTTTCTCGAAGCCACCCCGGCGCAAAAATGGGCGACCATCACCCTGACGCTCGGCATCTATCTGCGCCTGCTGGTCTTTCCGCATCCCCTCACGTATGACTATTATCCCTACCACATCCCCCTGACGGGCTGGGGGGATTGGCGCGTTCTGGTCTCCCTGATGCTCTATGCCGGACTCGTCCTTTTCGCGCTCCTCTACCTGCGCAAACGTAGCCTCGTTGCTTTCGGAGTGAGCTTTTATCTTCTCGCTCTCGCCCCTGTGAGCAATCTATTTTTTCCCGTCGGCACCTTCATGGCCGAACGTTTTCTTTTCACGCCTTCGATCGGATTTTGCCTGGGGCTGGCGGTTGTCGCCGCCGAACTGCAGAGAAAAATTCCGCGCGCTGCCATCGCCGTGGCGATGCTCCTCATAGCGATGCTCTTTGCCGCCAAAACCATCACACGCAATCCCGTCTGGAAGGACAATTACACCCTTACCACAACCGATGTCAAGATCTCAGCCAACAGCGCCTCGGCCAATGCGTCGGCCGCCGATTGGCTGATCATGCGCCAGGCGGCTACTCCGGACCCCCGGCTGAAAAAAGCGATGATCGACTCGGCCTTTGTTTACCTCCATCGCGCGATACGCATCCATCCACGCTACGCCCGGGCCCTGGCCATCCTGGCCGATAACAGCAACAAATTGCAGAACAATATCGACAGCTCCCTCTATTATTACCGGCGCCTCTATGAGATCAATCCCCGCTGGCCCAATGTGGCTTATAACCTCGGCACCCTCCGGCTGACGCACAAGCCGGCCGAACTCGACTCCGCGATCTACTGGCTGAACAAAGCCACCGCCTTATTCCCCCGCAACGCAGGGGCTTGGAAAAATCTGGGTTATGCCTATTTCGCGCGGCAACAGTACGCGCGGGCGGCCGAGTGCTACGCGAAGAGCTTGCAACTCGATCCGGGCGACCCGGACGCCCGCAGCAATGCCACCACGGCGTATGCCGCAGCCGGCGATACCGCAGCCGTTCGAAGGCTCAGGAGCGGTTTGGCTCATTAA
- a CDS encoding phytoene/squalene synthase family protein: MAPFWHDVHLAPSYTYARAITRHYARSFYFASRFLPAEKRWATWALYGFCRYADNLIDLQRTRSREELLSELACLSGEISLAYRTGESEHPILKCFIDTARRYQIPERYAQELIKGVEMDVTFNGYASYDDLHLFAWRVAGVVGLMMTYLLGYRDESAFPYAEKLGIAMQLTNILRDIHEDKELGRIYIPVEEMQRFGVAQEDLLAERMTPQLRALMEFQVQRASACYAEAEPGIALLDRDSRFAIYTASRLYQEILNKIVLAGYNPFAGRAFVPSSQKLAILLQEYARRR; the protein is encoded by the coding sequence ATGGCGCCCTTTTGGCACGATGTCCATCTGGCCCCTTCCTATACCTACGCTCGGGCGATCACTCGACACTACGCGCGCAGCTTTTACTTCGCCTCGCGCTTCCTCCCCGCCGAAAAGCGCTGGGCCACCTGGGCCCTGTATGGCTTTTGCCGCTACGCCGATAATCTCATCGACCTGCAGCGGACCCGCAGCCGGGAAGAGCTGCTCTCCGAACTGGCCTGCCTCTCAGGGGAGATCTCCCTGGCCTACCGCACCGGCGAGTCCGAACATCCCATCCTTAAATGTTTCATCGATACCGCCCGGAGGTACCAGATCCCGGAGCGCTACGCCCAGGAGCTGATTAAGGGGGTCGAGATGGACGTCACCTTCAACGGCTATGCAAGCTATGACGATCTCCACCTCTTCGCCTGGCGGGTCGCCGGTGTGGTCGGCCTGATGATGACCTATCTCCTCGGCTACCGGGATGAGAGCGCCTTTCCCTATGCGGAGAAACTGGGCATCGCCATGCAGCTGACCAACATCCTGCGCGATATCCACGAGGACAAGGAATTGGGGCGGATCTACATTCCGGTCGAAGAGATGCAGCGGTTCGGGGTGGCGCAGGAGGATCTCCTCGCGGAGCGGATGACGCCGCAGCTGCGCGCCCTGATGGAATTTCAGGTCCAGCGCGCTTCCGCCTGTTATGCCGAGGCCGAACCAGGTATTGCCCTGCTCGATCGTGATTCGCGTTTTGCCATCTATACCGCCAGCCGCCTCTACCAGGAGATTCTCAACAAGATCGTGCTGGCCGGCTATAATCCCTTCGCGGGACGGGCCTTCGTGCCCAGCTCGCAAAAGCTGGCCATCCTGCTGCAGGAATATGCGCGCCGGCGCTGA
- a CDS encoding carotenoid biosynthesis protein, translating to MRDRRGCAAAQGAGALSPGGRVLRRHEDGLALFLLYFLLAAGGLWNLLGWFQEVMRLLAAPLLIALAILLAAVHARRQVAPQRAFLFYAGVVVSAFILEWVGVTTGKVFGSYRYGRVLQPQLFGVPVAIGFAWLGMLISAAAVADWLMQRLPRCSPWLQVVFTAVLMLVFDVVMEPAAVRLDYWQWQGNLIPLQNYAAWFLFSLLYAAAAWRFGLSCLRLPAFCRHAWFAQLLYFVLVRLGHPR from the coding sequence ATGCGTGACCGCAGGGGTTGCGCCGCCGCGCAGGGTGCGGGAGCACTTTCGCCCGGAGGCAGGGTATTACGGCGGCACGAGGATGGCCTCGCCCTTTTTCTGCTCTATTTCCTCCTCGCTGCAGGGGGGCTGTGGAATCTGTTGGGCTGGTTTCAGGAGGTGATGCGGCTGTTGGCCGCTCCCTTGCTCATCGCCCTGGCGATCCTTCTGGCCGCTGTCCATGCACGCCGTCAGGTGGCGCCACAGCGGGCGTTTTTGTTTTATGCCGGCGTGGTGGTCTCTGCTTTTATCTTGGAGTGGGTCGGGGTGACGACCGGCAAGGTTTTCGGGTCGTACCGGTATGGGAGGGTATTGCAGCCGCAGCTCTTCGGAGTGCCGGTGGCGATCGGCTTCGCCTGGCTGGGGATGCTGATCTCCGCAGCGGCGGTCGCGGACTGGCTGATGCAGCGCCTGCCCCGGTGCTCGCCCTGGCTACAGGTGGTGTTCACGGCTGTGTTAATGCTTGTCTTCGACGTCGTGATGGAACCGGCCGCGGTCCGGCTGGATTACTGGCAGTGGCAGGGGAATCTCATTCCGCTGCAAAACTATGCCGCCTGGTTCCTTTTTTCACTGCTGTATGCGGCTGCGGCCTGGAGGTTTGGGCTGAGCTGCCTCAGGCTGCCCGCCTTTTGCCGCCACGCCTGGTTCGCGCAGCTCCTCTATTTCGTACTGGTCCGCCTCGGGCATCCTCGGTAA
- a CDS encoding lysophospholipid acyltransferase family protein has translation MPLITARHSKTALALFHLYLLPAMQRQFHAVYLLGNEPAWPAHTPLIILPNHSSWWDGFFVDLLNIRLWQRQLYVMMLEEQLRKRLFFRRLGVFSIDPATPGGVRSSLRYTRELLQGEAAGRRVLCFFPQGELLPWQTRPLGYKPGLIWLLQHLEGPVCLVQLGIRIEFLQQQRPEVFLEFSRPLQWSGRPELLAEWEEGHAVLLDGLSRRIAAREEGRILLQGRHSVDARWQHWRGLLWRNAR, from the coding sequence ATGCCCCTGATAACCGCTCGTCACAGCAAAACGGCGCTCGCCCTCTTTCACCTCTATCTCCTGCCGGCGATGCAGCGGCAGTTTCACGCCGTGTACCTCCTCGGCAATGAGCCCGCTTGGCCGGCTCATACGCCTCTCATCATCCTGCCCAACCACAGCAGCTGGTGGGACGGATTCTTCGTGGATCTGCTCAACATTCGTTTGTGGCAGAGGCAGCTCTATGTGATGATGCTTGAAGAGCAGCTGCGCAAGCGCCTCTTTTTCCGCCGCCTCGGTGTCTTTTCCATCGATCCAGCCACCCCAGGCGGGGTGCGCAGCTCGCTGCGTTATACCCGAGAGCTGCTCCAGGGCGAAGCGGCGGGGCGGCGAGTGCTCTGCTTCTTTCCGCAGGGGGAATTGCTGCCCTGGCAGACCCGGCCGCTCGGCTACAAACCCGGGCTGATCTGGCTGTTGCAGCACCTCGAGGGCCCGGTCTGCCTGGTTCAGCTTGGTATCCGTATCGAGTTTCTGCAGCAGCAGCGGCCTGAGGTCTTTCTTGAATTCTCCCGGCCGCTGCAGTGGTCCGGCCGTCCAGAGCTCCTCGCGGAGTGGGAGGAGGGACATGCCGTCCTGCTGGATGGGCTAAGTCGCCGTATCGCCGCCAGGGAGGAGGGAAGGATTCTGCTGCAGGGCCGCCACTCCGTCGATGCGCGCTGGCAGCACTGGCGCGGACTGCTATGGAGGAATGCGCGATGA